A genomic window from Betta splendens chromosome 24, fBetSpl5.4, whole genome shotgun sequence includes:
- the LOC129603686 gene encoding uncharacterized protein DDB_G0271670-like translates to MGPKFLQTLIYFTFITVHLAVSHTSQLFDGESVSMSCKEDDSSAAWIMKRNTTIETNTDCRADWGKPVGSCCVISYFVPLDSGVYWCESSSGSSSSSSSSSSSSSSSSSSSSISVSGGSLILQSPVLPVMEGHDVLLHCQT, encoded by the exons ATGGGGCCAAAATTTCTACAGACTCTGATCT ACTTCACTTTTATCACAGTTCATCTGGCTGTGAGTCACACATCTCAGCTGTTTGATGGAGAGTCTGTGTCTATGAGCTGTAAGGAAGACGATAGCTCTGCTGCATGGATAATGAAGAGGAACACAACCATAGAAACCAACACAGACTGTAGAGCTGACTGGGGAAAACCAGTTGGTTCTTGTTGTGTTATCAGTTACTTCGTTCCACTGGACAGTGGAGTTTACTGGTGCGAGTCCAGCTctggatccagcagcagcagcagcagcagcagcagcagcagcagcagcagcagcagcagcagcagcatcagtgtctCTG GTGGATCATTGATCCTGCAGAGTCCTGTCCTCCCTGTGATGGAAGGACATGATGTCCTTCTGCACTGTCAAACGTGA